One window of Oryza brachyantha chromosome 12, ObraRS2, whole genome shotgun sequence genomic DNA carries:
- the LOC102710935 gene encoding la-related protein 6B-like, which produces MMPQQEVADQIAAERPAGGLQRSGSASRLNAQAPEFVPRVAPAAAPPPPPQVIRVFAAAPPPPPPPRAAYFAAPPPHHRPFEYYAPVRGGGGGFAAAAAEEQEPEVERASPEAVEPLVDGLPDEVVHKITKQVEFYFSDINLATTEHLMRFITKDPEGYVPITVIAGFNKIKALVHNNSMLAAALRTSSKLVVSDDGKRVKRLQSFTESDMQYLQSRIVVAENLPGDPCYQNLMKIFSAVGSVKTIRTCYPQSSNGNSPATNRSAKLDMLFANKLHAFVEYETIEDAEKAILELNDEKNWRNGLRVRLLNTCTTKGAGKGKKGIYEADGNGEEDVSTSNQSNEKQLEQPSLLSDMLPDHLFDDGSNDKEGPRRGRGRGRGGRGRGRGYHQHNNNHHHQNYPNGQHHNHHGSNHHHQGSNRGGAHHVGTPPNQQQAKPEQHLQLPIGATKQPPGPRMPDGTRGFALGRGKPQPLLPGLCAAVEP; this is translated from the exons ATGATGCCGCAGCAGGAGGTGGCCGACCAGATCGCGGCGGAGCGGCCAGCGGGGGGGCTGCAGAGGAGCGGCTCGGCCAGCCGGCTCAACGCGCAGGCGCCGGAGTTCGTGCCGCGGGtcgcccccgcggcggcgccccctccgccgccgcaggtgATCCGCGTGTTCGCCGCggctcctccccctccgccgccgccgcgggcggccTACttcgcggcgccgccgccgcaccaccgGCCGTTCGAGTACTACGCGCCGGTGAGGGGTGGTGGGGGTGgctttgccgccgccgccgccgaggagcaGGAGCCGGAGGTGGAGCGCGCTTCGCCGGAGGCGGTGGAGCCGCTGGTAGACGGGCTACCCGACGAGGTGGTGCACAAGATCACCAAACAG GTGGAGTTCTATTTCAGTGATATAAATCTAGCAACGACGGAACACCTGATGAGATTTATTACCAAGGACCCTGAGGGATATG TGCCAATAACAGTAATTGCTGgcttcaataaaataaaagcgTTAGTGCATAATAATTCAATGCTTGCCGCAGCTCTTCGTACCTCATCAAAACTT GTTGTAAGTGATGATGGGAAACGAGTCAAGAGGCTCCAGTCATTTACTGAATCTGATATGCAGTACCTCCAG TCCCGAATAGTTGTTGCAGAAAATCTTCCTGGTGATCCCTGTTATCAGAATCTTATGAAGATCTTTTCAGCTGTTGGCAG TGTGAAGACCATTCGAACTTGTTATCCTCAATCTTCAAATGGCAATAGTCCTGCTACTAATAGATCTGCCAAGCTAGATATGCTGTTTGCCAACAAG CTGCATGCTTTTGTGGAGTATGAGACTATTGAAGATGCTGAGAAGGCG ATTCTGGAGCTTAATGATGAGAAGAATTGGAGAAATGGGCTTAGAGTTAGGTTGTTGAATACCTGCACG ACAAAGGGGGCAGgcaaagggaaaaagggaattTATGAAGCTGATGGAAATGGCGAGGAGGATGTCTCCACTTCAAACCAATCAAATGAGAAGCAACTCGAACAGCCCTCTCTATTGTCAGATATGTTGCCAGACCACTTG TTCGATGACGGTTCCAATGATAAGGAAGGTCCAAGACGTGGCAGAGGTCGCGGTCGTGGTGGCAGAGGGCGAGGGCGTGGCTACCATCAGCATAAcaacaaccaccaccaccagaacTACCCCAACGGTCAGCACCACAATCACCATGGcagcaaccaccaccaccaaggTAGCAACCGCGGTGGTGCCCATCATGTCGGTACTCCGCCCAATCAGCAGCAAGCCAAGCCTGAGCAGCACCTGCAGCTGCCAATTGGCGCCACCAAGCAGCCACCTGGCCCCCGCATGCCAGATGGCACCCGGGGTTTCGCCTTGGGCAGAGGGAAGCCGCAGCCGTTGCTACCAGGTTTGTGTGCGGCCGTCGAGCCTTGA